Proteins encoded within one genomic window of Candidatus Krumholzibacteriota bacterium:
- a CDS encoding elongation factor Tu, with translation MAKKKFERTKPHVNVGTIGHVDHGKTTL, from the coding sequence ATGGCGAAGAAGAAGTTCGAACGAACGAAGCCGCATGTGAACGTGGGGACGATCGGGCACGTGGATCACGGGAAGACGACCCTGA